The proteins below come from a single Salinivibrio kushneri genomic window:
- a CDS encoding ABC transporter permease, with translation MLTFSPLTQKKIRSFKQIKRGYWSFIILTTMLVLSLFAELFINSKALMVKYDGEYYFPVLSDVYLASDFGQVGTSEANYRQLAKAFEAQGGDNYVVMPLVPWNPLEQDFSGDFPPTAPSAEHQHYLGTDEIGRDILARLVYGFRIAMGFALLTMAASYAIGTAVGCAMGFWGGKFDLFFQRFIEIWSMVPFLYVIMILVSILQPTFALFVGINVLFGWMAITWYMRTMTYKESARDYVMAARALGASTSRILFRHILPNTMVMIVTLAPFTIALNITALTALDYLGLGLMPPTPSWGELLQQGKSNLDAPWIVASVVTSLVVVLVMVTFIGEAVRAAFDPKKFTRYD, from the coding sequence ATGTTGACGTTTAGCCCTTTAACTCAAAAGAAAATCCGCAGCTTTAAGCAAATTAAACGCGGTTATTGGTCGTTTATCATCTTGACCACCATGCTGGTGTTGTCGCTGTTTGCCGAGCTTTTTATCAACAGTAAAGCGTTAATGGTCAAATACGACGGTGAATATTATTTCCCGGTACTGAGTGATGTGTACTTGGCGAGCGACTTTGGTCAAGTGGGGACCAGCGAAGCCAACTATCGTCAACTTGCCAAAGCCTTTGAGGCACAAGGCGGTGACAATTATGTGGTGATGCCCCTAGTGCCATGGAACCCACTGGAGCAAGATTTTAGCGGGGATTTTCCACCGACAGCGCCGAGCGCTGAGCATCAGCATTACCTTGGCACCGATGAGATTGGTCGCGATATCCTCGCTCGCTTGGTGTACGGCTTTCGTATCGCCATGGGGTTTGCGTTACTCACCATGGCCGCTTCCTATGCGATTGGTACAGCCGTCGGCTGTGCGATGGGTTTTTGGGGCGGCAAGTTTGACCTTTTCTTCCAACGCTTTATCGAAATCTGGTCGATGGTGCCGTTTTTGTACGTGATCATGATTTTGGTTTCGATTCTTCAGCCCACGTTTGCCCTGTTTGTAGGGATTAACGTGCTATTTGGCTGGATGGCGATCACCTGGTATATGCGCACCATGACCTATAAAGAGTCAGCGCGTGATTATGTGATGGCCGCGCGCGCACTCGGTGCCTCGACCAGCCGGATCTTATTCCGGCATATTTTGCCCAATACCATGGTGATGATTGTGACTTTGGCGCCCTTTACCATCGCACTCAATATTACCGCGTTAACAGCGCTGGATTATCTCGGCCTTGGGCTGATGCCGCCGACGCCCAGTTGGGGCGAGCTGTTACAGCAAGGCAAATCGAATTTGGACGCACCATGGATTGTTGCGTCCGTGGTGACCTCACTGGTGGTGGTATTAGTGATGGTGACCTTCATTGGTGAAGCGGTGCGCGCGGCGTTCGACCCGAAAAAATTCACCCGTTACGACTAA
- a CDS encoding extracellular solute-binding protein, with protein MKKLILATSISMFSLTGWAADLPENLNWQTNWDAPKIGSPNAKRGGVLRSHLSSFPQTLRTVGPDSNSGLRSYFLDEMPSLVKRHPDTLEWIPDLANEWAFGDDHKTIYFKLNPEATWSDGEPVTADDFVFMMQFYRSKDIVAPWYNEYYTNTIGGVEKIDQHTIAISTAIEKSDEDLMYTLGSLVPRPAHFYANPSKDENQDGIADDFVRRYNFKATPTVGPYELARVQKGRSVTFEHVDDWWGYTNPYYQHRYNVDKIRLRVIRDNDIAMKHFEKGNLDVFDLLLPDVWHDKTQSEPYKKGYITKFWGHNELPVGAGGLWMNTAMPLLDDINVRKGIIYATDFDGMIENITRGDYSRKPHAMGHGHGEYDNDGATPPAFDPEKAISYFEKAGFDQVGPDGIRINDKGERLSFAITYGYQHHTPRIAYLKEQAKKAGLDFTIHLVDGSSAFKYILEKKHQLAFLNMGTSEIPAYWEYFHSDNANKKQTNNHTNYSSPALDKLIMAYKTEFDMAKKYQLSHQIRAKISEASVIVPGYMVPYVRQGFWRYVQIPDNAMTKRTEKMVTSGRVMGFGTFWIDEEMKDATEEAMDDDKAFEPVTIIDDRYKL; from the coding sequence ATGAAAAAACTGATCCTTGCGACCTCAATTTCGATGTTTAGCCTGACTGGCTGGGCGGCGGATTTGCCTGAAAACCTTAATTGGCAAACCAATTGGGATGCACCTAAAATCGGCTCTCCCAACGCCAAACGTGGCGGCGTTTTGCGCTCACACTTAAGCTCCTTTCCCCAGACGCTGCGCACGGTTGGCCCAGACTCCAACTCAGGCCTGCGCAGTTATTTTCTCGATGAAATGCCTTCATTGGTAAAGCGCCACCCAGACACACTGGAATGGATCCCGGATTTGGCCAATGAGTGGGCGTTTGGCGACGACCACAAAACCATCTACTTCAAGCTGAACCCAGAGGCGACCTGGTCGGATGGCGAGCCCGTCACCGCCGATGATTTTGTCTTTATGATGCAGTTCTACCGCTCGAAAGACATTGTTGCGCCTTGGTACAACGAGTACTACACCAACACCATTGGTGGGGTCGAGAAAATTGATCAACACACCATTGCTATATCGACTGCAATAGAGAAAAGCGACGAAGATCTGATGTATACCTTGGGTAGTTTGGTCCCACGTCCCGCGCATTTTTACGCCAATCCGAGCAAAGATGAAAACCAAGATGGCATTGCCGACGACTTTGTACGCCGCTATAACTTCAAAGCGACCCCCACCGTGGGCCCGTACGAGTTAGCGCGGGTGCAAAAAGGCCGTAGCGTCACCTTTGAGCATGTCGATGACTGGTGGGGCTACACCAACCCGTATTATCAACACCGTTATAACGTCGATAAGATCCGTCTGCGGGTGATCCGGGATAACGATATCGCCATGAAGCACTTTGAAAAAGGCAACTTGGATGTGTTCGACTTGCTATTACCGGATGTGTGGCACGACAAAACCCAATCTGAACCTTATAAAAAAGGCTATATCACCAAATTCTGGGGCCACAACGAATTACCGGTTGGCGCGGGTGGTTTATGGATGAATACGGCTATGCCGCTACTGGATGACATCAATGTGCGCAAAGGCATCATCTATGCCACGGACTTTGATGGCATGATTGAAAATATTACCCGTGGTGACTACTCACGCAAGCCACATGCAATGGGGCATGGTCATGGTGAGTACGACAACGATGGTGCGACACCGCCAGCGTTTGACCCTGAAAAAGCGATCAGCTATTTCGAAAAAGCTGGCTTTGACCAAGTGGGCCCCGATGGCATTCGTATTAACGACAAAGGCGAGCGTTTAAGCTTTGCCATCACTTATGGGTACCAACACCACACCCCACGCATCGCTTACTTGAAAGAGCAAGCGAAAAAAGCAGGGTTGGACTTTACCATTCACCTGGTTGATGGCTCATCGGCGTTTAAATACATACTGGAGAAAAAGCATCAGCTGGCGTTTCTCAATATGGGCACCTCAGAAATCCCGGCCTATTGGGAATACTTCCACTCGGATAACGCTAATAAAAAGCAAACCAACAACCACACCAATTACAGCTCCCCGGCGTTGGATAAGCTGATCATGGCGTACAAAACCGAGTTCGACATGGCGAAGAAATACCAGCTGTCGCACCAGATCCGCGCTAAGATCTCAGAAGCCAGTGTGATTGTACCTGGGTACATGGTGCCGTATGTGCGTCAAGGTTTTTGGCGTTATGTACAAATCCCAGACAACGCAATGACCAAGCGCACCGAAAAAATGGTCACCAGTGGCCGGGTGATGGGCTTTGGTACCTTCTGGATTGATGAAGAGATGAAAGACGCCACCGAAGAGGCGATGGATGACGATAAAGCCTTTGAGCCGGTGACCATCATTGATGACAGATACAAGCTGTAG
- a CDS encoding ABC transporter ATP-binding protein → MTQDVILSVKDLTVSFTTDDGPREVLHGVSFDVKAGRTLGLVGESGSGKSVTAMSIMGLLPKPYGQVTGGEILYRGTDLVTLPAKERYAMRGNRISIIFQDPMTALNPVHTVGRQINEVLMLHRPELDKKARAACALDMLAKVKIPMPEKRLNEYPHNLSGGMRQRVMIAMALACKPDILICDEPTTALDVTVQASILDLINELQEETGMAVIFITHDLGVVAEVCDDVAVMYDGQIRERADIFTLFDHPSHPYTKRLLGLMPGRHHQPKQMIDIRPLEAFDAAPSSP, encoded by the coding sequence ATGACGCAGGATGTCATTCTTTCGGTTAAGGATTTGACCGTTAGTTTTACCACTGACGACGGCCCCCGTGAGGTACTTCACGGGGTAAGCTTTGACGTAAAAGCCGGGCGCACGCTCGGCTTGGTGGGCGAGTCGGGCAGTGGCAAAAGTGTCACAGCGATGTCGATCATGGGCCTGCTCCCCAAGCCCTACGGCCAGGTGACGGGCGGCGAAATCTTGTACCGCGGGACCGACTTGGTGACCTTGCCCGCCAAAGAGCGCTACGCGATGCGTGGCAATCGGATCTCGATTATCTTTCAAGACCCGATGACGGCACTGAACCCGGTGCATACCGTGGGTCGGCAAATCAATGAAGTTTTGATGCTACACCGCCCAGAGCTGGATAAAAAAGCGCGCGCGGCGTGTGCGCTCGATATGCTGGCCAAGGTGAAAATCCCGATGCCAGAAAAGCGACTGAACGAGTACCCGCATAACCTATCCGGTGGGATGCGTCAGCGGGTAATGATCGCCATGGCACTGGCCTGCAAGCCCGATATCTTGATTTGTGATGAGCCAACCACCGCCTTGGATGTAACTGTGCAGGCCTCGATTTTGGACTTGATTAACGAGCTGCAAGAAGAAACCGGCATGGCGGTGATTTTTATCACTCACGATCTGGGGGTAGTCGCCGAGGTGTGTGACGATGTGGCGGTGATGTACGATGGCCAAATTCGTGAACGGGCGGATATTTTCACCCTCTTTGATCACCCATCCCATCCGTATACCAAGCGTTTATTGGGATTAATGCCGGGGCGTCACCATCAACCCAAACAGATGATTGATATTCGCCCGTTGGAAGCGTTTGATGCCGCGCCATCATCCCCGTAG
- a CDS encoding ABC transporter ATP-binding protein, translated as MSKEVLRVENLKQYFVSGKGLLRQGYTIKAVDGVSLSVSQGETLGLVGESGCGKSTLGRTMLKLFEPTEGKIFFEGKDITHLSPRQMRPLRKDMQIVFQDPLESLNQRHTIGGILEEPFIIHNIGTAKERRQWVLELLDKVGLPHDAVNRYPHEFSGGQRQRIGIARAIALKPKLLICDESVSALDVSVQAQILNLLLKLQQEMNLAMIFISHDLSVVRHISDKVAVMYFGHVVEEGPTETVYHQPQHEYTQKLLSAIPITHPKYRKHKRRAEQPAADADARDESVDEKKPETTR; from the coding sequence ATGAGCAAGGAAGTCCTCAGAGTAGAAAACCTGAAGCAGTATTTTGTCTCGGGCAAAGGCCTGCTTCGTCAAGGCTACACCATTAAAGCCGTCGATGGCGTATCGCTCTCGGTGTCACAAGGTGAAACCCTCGGGCTGGTGGGTGAGTCGGGGTGTGGCAAAAGCACCCTTGGCCGTACCATGCTTAAGCTGTTTGAGCCTACCGAAGGGAAAATTTTCTTTGAAGGTAAAGACATCACCCATTTATCGCCACGTCAGATGCGGCCACTGCGTAAAGACATGCAGATTGTCTTTCAAGATCCGCTCGAGTCGCTAAACCAGCGTCACACCATCGGCGGGATCTTAGAAGAGCCCTTTATTATTCACAATATAGGCACCGCGAAAGAGCGTCGCCAATGGGTACTTGAGCTGCTAGATAAAGTCGGATTGCCCCACGATGCGGTCAACCGCTACCCGCATGAGTTTTCGGGCGGTCAGCGCCAGCGGATTGGTATTGCGCGGGCGATTGCCCTTAAACCGAAACTGCTTATTTGTGACGAATCCGTCTCCGCTTTGGATGTATCGGTGCAGGCCCAGATTCTTAACCTGTTGCTGAAACTCCAGCAAGAGATGAACTTGGCGATGATTTTTATCTCCCACGACTTATCGGTGGTTCGTCATATCTCCGATAAGGTGGCAGTGATGTACTTTGGTCATGTGGTGGAAGAGGGTCCGACCGAAACCGTCTATCATCAGCCGCAGCATGAGTACACGCAAAAGTTACTCTCTGCCATTCCGATCACCCACCCTAAATACCGCAAGCACAAGCGCCGCGCTGAGCAACCGGCCGCTGACGCGGACGCAAGGGATGAGTCGGTGGACGAAAAAAAGCCTGAAACCACCCGCTAG
- a CDS encoding TRAP transporter substrate-binding protein, which yields MKAITKTLLAASISGLFSMSAMAADFNLKIQSSDPSGDLNFKVQQRWADRVETMSDGQINIDLLPVGSVVKHTETLGAIKMGILDGHVTATGYFSGKDPAFGLIGNMVGAWSDTTQLLQYMNYGGGNELMTELYAPYGVQFVGASTTGVESFISKKPIDGVADLKGLKLRAPEGLVQQVFAAAGATPVNLPGSEVFTGLSKGVIDAADYTVFSTNQKAGMNDIAPHPVQPGFHSLPLIDISIAQKKWDKMPEDLQTILKTSVRDFSYDMTTQLKMADMAAVKEAKANPEITIHDWSDEERKKFREIAKTQWKVFAERSPNAQKVYDSVTDFLETNGLL from the coding sequence ATGAAAGCAATAACGAAAACCCTGCTCGCTGCCTCTATCTCTGGCTTGTTCTCTATGTCAGCGATGGCGGCGGATTTTAATCTGAAAATCCAATCGTCTGATCCCTCAGGTGATCTCAACTTTAAGGTTCAGCAGCGCTGGGCTGACCGTGTGGAGACCATGTCTGATGGCCAAATCAATATTGATTTATTGCCTGTTGGCTCTGTGGTGAAACACACCGAGACGCTCGGGGCGATAAAAATGGGGATCCTGGACGGACATGTCACCGCCACGGGCTACTTTTCCGGCAAAGATCCGGCCTTTGGCTTGATTGGTAATATGGTCGGTGCTTGGTCCGATACAACCCAGCTGCTGCAATACATGAATTACGGTGGCGGGAATGAGCTGATGACCGAGCTTTACGCCCCGTATGGTGTGCAGTTTGTAGGCGCATCGACCACGGGCGTTGAGTCGTTTATTTCCAAAAAACCGATTGACGGCGTGGCTGATCTTAAAGGACTCAAGCTGCGTGCCCCAGAAGGCTTGGTGCAGCAAGTGTTTGCCGCCGCTGGCGCCACACCGGTTAACTTGCCGGGCTCGGAAGTGTTTACCGGTCTGAGCAAAGGGGTGATTGATGCGGCCGATTACACCGTGTTTTCCACCAACCAAAAAGCAGGCATGAATGACATTGCACCGCACCCAGTGCAACCAGGCTTCCACTCGTTGCCACTGATTGATATCTCTATTGCGCAGAAAAAATGGGACAAGATGCCGGAAGACTTGCAGACCATTTTGAAAACCTCGGTGCGGGATTTTTCTTACGACATGACCACCCAGCTGAAAATGGCAGATATGGCGGCAGTGAAAGAGGCCAAAGCCAACCCAGAGATCACTATCCACGATTGGTCTGACGAAGAGCGCAAGAAGTTTCGTGAAATCGCCAAAACCCAATGGAAGGTGTTTGCCGAGCGCTCACCCAATGCACAAAAAGTGTATGACTCAGTCACTGATTTCTTAGAAACCAATGGCTTGTTGTAA